A portion of the Drosophila sechellia strain sech25 chromosome 2R, ASM438219v1, whole genome shotgun sequence genome contains these proteins:
- the LOC6608829 gene encoding cuticle protein AM1239: protein MSLKLFSCLFVLTLAAIACEGQPQYNPYLRNPYYRDLYYRNRDLYNLRRFYDGFYKKYNPYIAAAQARIVEQNNDANYGAGSYSYNYETENGIHGEERGVPVNIGNQQQEEQVEGAYSFITPEGLRVGVKYLADANGFRPVITYDGVNSAFYAGQPAPANVVYTKH from the exons ATGTCTTTGAAGCTG TTCTCCTGCCTTTTTGTGCTCACCCTGGCTGCCATCGCCTGTGAGGGACAGCCCCAGTACAATCCCTATCTGCGCAATCCCTACTACAGGGATCTCTACTACAGGAACCGCGATCTCTACAATCTTCGCCGTTTTTACGATGGCTTCTACAAGAAATACAATCCCTATATCGCTGCTGCCCAGGCTAGAATTGTGGAACAAAACAATGATGCGAACTACGGAGCCGGTTCCTATTCCTACAACTATGAGACGGAGAACGGCATCCATGGAGAGGAGCGGGGAGTGCCAGTGAACATTGGCaaccagcagcaggaggagcaagTGGAGGGTGCCTATTCGTTTATCACACCCGAGGGTCTGCGAGTGGGAGTCAAGTACTTGGCTGATGCTAATGGCTTCCGTCCCGTGATCACCT ATGATGGCGTGAACTCCGCTTTTTATGCCGGTCAGCCAGCCCCAGCCAATGTGGTCTATACCAAACACTAA
- the LOC6608830 gene encoding odorant receptor 49a isoform X1, whose protein sequence is MEKPRSYEDFIFMANLMFKTLGYDLFHTPRSRWRYLLVRGYFVLCTINNFYEASMVTRRIIEWKSLTGSPSKIMRQGLHFFYMLSAQLKFVTFMINRKRLLQLSNHLKELYPHKEQNQRKYEVNRYYLSRSTRYVLYVYYIVMVVMALEPLVQSCITYLIGFGKAEFTYKRIFPTRLTFDSKKPLGYVLAYVIDFTYSQFIVNVTLGTDLWMMCVSSQISMHLGYLANMLTSFRPSPETEQQDCYFLASIVKRHQLLIRLQKDVKYVFGLLLACNLFTTSCLLCCMAFYGVVEGFNWEGISYMTLFVSVAAQFYVVSSHGQMLIDWSTNLAKAAYESKWYEGSLRYKKDILILMAQAQRPLEISARGMFIISLDTFKILMTITYRFFAVIRQTVEK, encoded by the exons atggaaaagccaCGTTCCTATGAGGACTTCATCTTCATGGCCAACCTGATGTTCAAGACCCTGGGATACGATCTGTTCCATACACCCAGATCCAGGTGGCGCTATCTGCTTGTGCGCGGATATTTCGTTTTGTGCACGATCAACAACTTTTACGAGGCTTCCATGGTGACGAGAAGGATCATTGAGTGGAAATCCTTGACCGGAAGTCCCTCCAAAATTATGCGACAGGGTCTGCACTTCTTTTACATGTTGAGTGCCCAATTGAAATTTGTCACATTTATGATAAATCGCAAACGCCTACTGCAGCTGAGCAATCATTTGAAAGAGTTGTATCCTCATAAAGAGCAAAATCAAAGGAAGTACGAAGTGAATAGATACTACCTATCACGTTCCACGCGATATGTTTTGTACGTGTACTACATTGTAATGGTCGTCATGGCACTGGAACCCCTTGTTCAGTCGTGCATTACGTACCTGATAGGCTTTGGAAAAGCTGAGTTCACCTATAAACGCATTTTTCCCACTCGCCTCACTTTCGATTCCAAAAAACCTTTGGGCTATGTGCTGGCCTACGTGATAGACTTCACCTATAGCCAGTTCATAGTGAATGTAACCCTGGGCACGGATCTGTGGATGATGTGCGTCTCAAGCCAAATATCGATGCACTTGGGCTATCTGGCCAATATGTTAACCTCGTTCCGACCAAGTCCAGAAACGGAACAACAAGATTGCTACTTCTTGGCTAGTATCGTGAAGAGACATCAACTACTGATCAG GCTTCAAAAGGACGTGAAATATGTTTTTGGACTTTTATTGGCCTGTAATCTTTTCACCACATCCTGTTTACTTTGCTGCATGGCGTTCTACGGCGTCGTCGAGGGTTTCAATTGGGAGGGCATTTCCTATATGACGCTCTTTGTTAGTGTAGCTGCCCAGTTTTACGTGGTCAGCTCACACGGACAAATGTTAATAGATTGG AGTACAAATTTAGCCAAGGCTGCCTATGAAAGCAAGTGGTATGAAGGATCTTTGAGATACAAAAAGGATATACTCATTCTAATGGCACAGGCTCAACGGCCTTTGGAGATTTCAGCCAGGGGAATGTTTATCATATCCCTCGACACCTTTAAAATT TTGATGACCATCACATACCGATTCTTTGCGGTTATACGACAAACTGTagaaaagtaa
- the LOC6608830 gene encoding odorant receptor 49a isoform X2 gives MEKPRSYEDFIFMANLMFKTLGYDLFHTPRSRWRYLLVRGYFVLCTINNFYEASMVTRRIIEWKSLTGSPSKIMRQGLHFFYMLSAQLKFVTFMINRKRLLQLSNHLKELYPHKEQNQRKYEVNRYYLSRSTRYVLYVYYIVMVVMALEPLVQSCITYLIGFGKAEFTYKRIFPTRLTFDSKKPLGYVLAYVIDFTYSQFIVNVTLGTDLWMMCVSSQISMHLGYLANMLTSFRPSPETEQQDCYFLASIVKRHQLLISDILQASKGREICFWTFIGL, from the exons atggaaaagccaCGTTCCTATGAGGACTTCATCTTCATGGCCAACCTGATGTTCAAGACCCTGGGATACGATCTGTTCCATACACCCAGATCCAGGTGGCGCTATCTGCTTGTGCGCGGATATTTCGTTTTGTGCACGATCAACAACTTTTACGAGGCTTCCATGGTGACGAGAAGGATCATTGAGTGGAAATCCTTGACCGGAAGTCCCTCCAAAATTATGCGACAGGGTCTGCACTTCTTTTACATGTTGAGTGCCCAATTGAAATTTGTCACATTTATGATAAATCGCAAACGCCTACTGCAGCTGAGCAATCATTTGAAAGAGTTGTATCCTCATAAAGAGCAAAATCAAAGGAAGTACGAAGTGAATAGATACTACCTATCACGTTCCACGCGATATGTTTTGTACGTGTACTACATTGTAATGGTCGTCATGGCACTGGAACCCCTTGTTCAGTCGTGCATTACGTACCTGATAGGCTTTGGAAAAGCTGAGTTCACCTATAAACGCATTTTTCCCACTCGCCTCACTTTCGATTCCAAAAAACCTTTGGGCTATGTGCTGGCCTACGTGATAGACTTCACCTATAGCCAGTTCATAGTGAATGTAACCCTGGGCACGGATCTGTGGATGATGTGCGTCTCAAGCCAAATATCGATGCACTTGGGCTATCTGGCCAATATGTTAACCTCGTTCCGACCAAGTCCAGAAACGGAACAACAAGATTGCTACTTCTTGGCTAGTATCGTGAAGAGACATCAACTACTGATCAG CGACATATTACAGGCTTCAAAAGGACGTGAAATATGTTTTTGGACTTTTATTGGCCTGTAA